A stretch of DNA from Amphiprion ocellaris isolate individual 3 ecotype Okinawa chromosome 18, ASM2253959v1, whole genome shotgun sequence:
AGCAGAGATCAAATTCACCATTCCTGTGGGGAAGCTGTTCACATACGAGCTGAAGAGAGAGACTTTCCAGAGCGAGTTTGAGCCTTTGTCAAAACTCTACGGTGAGCCTGATTTACAAACATCATCTCTCAGAATAAGGCGTAGAGATTGTCTAATTGAGCTCACTTCTCCACGCTTCTTTTTGTCTGCTGTAAAGCCGGACGCTTGTACGATGACCCCATGACTTTTAAGTGCAACAAGCAGAATTTCCCAGACCTCCCAGAGTGGCTGCGCTTCACCCAACGGCACCCCTTTGATAACGGATTCCTGTACGGCACGCCAACGTCTCCAGGAAAAAGTATAATTGAGGTGTGAAGTTGACATTTACACCAACAGAAACACCAGCCAACATCCTGCATGTAGAATCAGAGGATTTCTActttaattttccttttaaaaagtCACTCAGACCAATTAATCAGTGAGTTGTTCGgtctaaaaaatgtcagaaaattgttttaaaaaagaaagaaaatgtaaatcagtgtcttgttttgtctgcaaCTCAAAGCTGTTCAGTTTACTGGTGTAGATGATAGATGAGGACCAAAATCAGAgaatttgttctttattttcctcAAAGAACTACTCAAAATAATGGATCGATTATCAAAATAGCCGCCATAACGAACTGATTAATCTCTGCAGCTCTAAAAAAGAATGTGTTTAAACAGACTGTATTGcattttctgagttatttatGAGTATAAATTGTACATTTATACCATTTTGTGTGATTATGAGTAgacatttgcatttatttgtggcCACATGTCTCATTTCTAATGCATTATGGGTTCCTGACATctttacactttacaaattAATGTGATATAGCATCTCAGGCTTTACTTGTGCACATTTTGCTGTTCATGTAGGTGACATTCTAGTGCAGCTACAGGGgagaaaaatcttaaaaacatcCACTTATCAGAAACATCTCCGGTAAATGTCAGGATTTGTTGTCAAACCCCCAGAGACAAAAGCTTTGGGCATCTTTGTGGAGCTGCTATTTTGAACCAACATTAAAAATTCAGGAAGTAAAATGTCTTTGAAGAGGAAGAGATGCAGATTTCTGAGGAGTCACTGAACAGAATGTTTTACAGCTGGAAAGCATGTTCCATTCTGGGTGCAACCACATGTTCCTCTGATTCAAAACACTTCTTACTGTAACTAACTGCTTTCTAGAAGTTTAGCACCTTTTGACACTACAGGCAGGTAAAGTATTCAGTTTCCAGGAACCTAAAGTGCAAAAAAGATGTCAAGTGCAtgtaaaaaatgcacaaattgttagtcaaaatcacataaaataagGTATAAATGTACACAACTGTTCAATAGTTTAGGGTcttccagacaatttcatgttttccatgaaaactcccacttttatccatgtgctaacataactgcacaagggttttctaatcatcaatgagcctttcaacaccattagctaacacaatgtagcattagaacacaggagtgatggttgctggaaatgttcctctgtacctctatggagatattccattaaaaatcagctgtttccagctacaatagtcatttaccacattaacaatgtctgcactggatttatcattcatttaatgctatcttcactgaaaaaaatgcttttcttttaaaaataaggacatttctaactgactccaagcttttgaatggtggtgtacttttaatacataaaaaattcaatagaaaataaaagaaataaagctgtaatacagtttaaatagattttattttcattcatttttgctCCCATATCATTCAAAGTTTATGTTTGCCTCTaatagagctgcaatgatttaTTGATTAGTTGTAAACTAAAGTAATCTTTGACTATTTTGATGATCAgtgggtaatttttttttagaaaaaaagttgaacttctctgattccagctacTTAAATTGAAAGATTATCTTGTTTCATTCCCCTCTATGACAACAAATTGAACATCTTTGTGTTGTGGACTAATTTGAGGACGtcaatcaacattttttttttgcgtttCTTGACATTATATTGTCCAAACAATTGAGCAAATAACTAACAGATCACtagacaataaaataattgttagttgtaTCCCTAgcttctaataataataataataataataataataataataataataataataataataataataatgacaagcATACACAATAGTAGGggttttaaaaatttcttttaaccctcgtgtcatcctgcaggtcaaattgacctgttttaaagactgaaaatgtggaaatgcatgatttttgtgtgaatgtttagAAGTTTTAGAAGTtttgcttacacacacacacacacacacacacacctatataatcactttagatatttttaagattttttgggaaggtttttacttattttttgaaaatatttacaagagttttcttgccaaattagtttttttttttttttttttaaataaaacttttaagggaaacttttaagtaattattggatttttcttcctgaaagttttgcaaattttcataaatttggggaattttttgctgaattattggatttttttcagacaaggaaacaatatttttggtgcctgtaaatgaagccaataggagggttaaaaaggTATTTTATTatccacaaacacaaatgagataTTGCGCTCAGTAAGGCCCATTTTATGTTACTTGCCATTTCCTCCTGGAGAacagactggccagactccaaggctttctgagttatttaatacaaagtagtcaacaggtttactacaatatctttagaaataactttacatttctattttactcaactctatatataatattgagaagaatctttctctaaaatgccatgtagtgtttggttgatgttgattttaggtctgaaaacagcaaaaaatgtcaactatgatacaaaaagtcctactattatatattgacccatttgcTAATGAACTGACAGACTCTACAGGATTGAGGCACtctgggaaatgtaggaaaTCGGTAACAAATCCATGAGCAGACAAGGCAGTTTGATGTAAAACAGAATGCACTAACcattacaaactgaaaatgtaacaaTAGCTCAGACTGGACTATTTAAATAGGTAAAAACATACAATtataacagtaaataaacatcTTTTTCACACAGATCTATGCCGTCAACAAGCGCAGCTACGAAACAGCCAGACACATCCTGGTGCTCAAAGTCACTGCAGGTAGGTgtgatttaaccctcgtgtcgtcctgcaggtcaacaTTGACCCgttataaagtttgaaaatgtgggaaaaaaatattttcatagtgaaaactttcacattttcaacatttttgggattttttggaacattttttggtgggaaaaaaatgttgaaaaaaaaaagtttctttaagaatattcagaaaaaaaattttatgtgaatgacttttactgatatatatggaatcactttagatatttttaggattttttttgaaagatttttattcattttttgaaaatatttatatttttaaaatttttaaaaatttttatttcttgtcaaatttggggattttttttctgaaataaaactttaaagggaaacttttaaggaattattggaattttcttcctgaaggttttccaaattttctgaaatttggagattttttttgctgaattattggatttttgttagacaaggaaacagtattttttggtgcccataaatgaagacaacaggagggttaaatgatgtGACAGATGCTGAGTTTACATGACGGATGGAGAAACGGTGTATCAGGAATCACTGATGTTCCTCACAGAGAAGATGCTGCCCTATCAGGCCGAGTTCTTCCTCAAGCTGAGGGAGATTGAAAAGGTGCTGCCCTCTTCTGTCCAGGATGAGATAAAGCAGGATCTACAGAAGCTGTGGGACACCGAGGCCTTGGAGATGGTCAACATCTCCAACGCCCTCGACCAGGGAGGCCGAGTTCCTCTACCTCTGGCAGGACACTTTGAAGGGTAAAATGGAGAGAtgtgcaaaaactctaaatcttaccaagtctgtttgtcttatttttagtcaatgtgtctcatcccacttgatttaagataaattcacttaacaagagacatttcagcagatggagggacttgttttaagacaatgcatctgaaatatcttgttaagtcaaacaatcttgaacttatcttgttttgagttgaattttaaaagaaaactcaaaataagtttgatacatctcaaattaggaggttacatgaaggcaaaaatctttttttgagtgaaaagctgctattttttttaagcatatctggcttattttaagacacctaagcttgacaatcctgataacatagagcttaaaatatcatatcttatttcaagaaatctgaccaagccattttcacttgttctattggcagattttttcacttagtTCAAGGTCCTtggttccttgaaataagtttttttttcttgttttgagaggagcatgtTTTCCAGTGTGGTGCAAAGGTAGCAGCTGTGGAATAACTGCGTGTTCAGTAAAGTGTGGTTTGTGTCAGGGTGTATGTGAAGGTGGGGTCGGAGCAGTATTTCTCAGACTGTCTCCAGAGGGTTCTGACTCCGGAGCACCAGAGGCAGTGCACGGCAGGAGCCAAAGTCAAGGTTCCAGGAGGATGCAACTTCTGCAGCATTCCCAGCAACTGTATCACCTGGTGCAAGACGGAGCTGGTGAGGACAGAAAAGACACGTCCGAGAgggaaaaatcacactttttaaaCCTACAGTTTGTCATTTAAGAGGAGATTTTGCTATTGTTTGTACTATATCTGTCCATTTTTCAACttccttttgctgttttgacacTCAGGCAGCAATGTGAGGATGTCAACTTAAACTTTAACTAAATTTAATTGATCATCTGGTTGACAAATGCTTACCTTTAGACCTTAACATGAAGCAATGGCGACCTCTGATTCCTAGGCACGTGTTCaatatgtcagaaaaatgttaatctgggaagaaaaaaaggcaaagatgAGAGAAACTTAAGAAAAAATAGGTGATTTCTGGTGaactggtgacaaattaaaggaaaagcatGAACCCTTGGTGGCAAGTGGTGGCTCTCTATgttggttttcctttaatttgacacctATCTGCATGTGATTTCTTCTTATACTGTTAGTTATCTCACAACAGGGCTGCAACAAacgtttgttttcattgttggtTAATCTGACAATTTACTGAAtaatcatttagttttttgggctgtaaaaatgtaagaaaaatggtgataaatgtcttttttttgtccacagcgtaaagatattcagtttacattCATAGAAGAGggaagaaataagaaaatatttacatttaggaCCCTGCTATTACAGAATTTAGAAttgatttctttgaaaaaaaaactcaactcaaaaatcaaaaactcaTCAAAATAGTCAATcaattaaatgattaatcattgcagctctaccTCACAACCACCAATAATTATCCTGCGACCCAATCTCTCTCATTAGGCTGGCAATCAATTACgcatttaaaatattgattaaacTGCCAGTTATTTTCTCTAGTAAACATCTGGTCTATGAAACGATAGAAAGCATTTAGAATTTATTCTTAGGCACAAGtttttcacaagaaaaaaagcaaagatgaGAGAAACTTAAGGAAAAAATAGGTGATTTCTGTCCTGACGAACTATAAActtgtgacaaattaaaggaaaaatgtgaacCCTTGGTTGTCAGTGGCTACTCTTTATattggttttcctttaatttgccaCCTGTCTGCATGTGGTTTCTTCTTATATCATTATTTATCTTGCAAAAGGGCTGGAGGGGTCTCTGTCGTTAATTACTTTCTCAAGTAAACATGAAATGTTAGAAAGCATCTAGATGTCTTTTTAATGTCTGTCAAATGATATAAACTCCAAAAATACTCAATTTACTTAAATATGGTGTAAGTTTAGCCTGAAAAAATGACTTGAACACTAAATTGGTGCTGATTAATTGTCTTTCTATCGCTGCAGTTCGACCTGACCAAGCTGGAGCCGGAGCCTCCTGCTCCCACGATGGGCTCCGGGATTCTGGACGCTGGGATTGACTTCGACCCTCCCGAGTCGCCCCCCAGCAGAGACTACTTCCCCGACTACATGGTGACGGTGATCGTGCCCCTGATCCTCGCCATCATCCTGTGTGCTCTGCTGGCCTACATCATGTTCTGCAGACGGGAGGGAGTGTACGTGTCCACTTTAAATCCAGTGAATAATAGAAACAATCCTCAGTGTCACCGTGACAAAGGATCAGTCaccaaattcacatttttgtcactgaTGCAACTGATTTCAGTTAGATGTAATATGGAACTTCTGTTATGTAGCTggagacaaattaaaggaaaaccacTAGTGGGGgctctttatgttggttttcctttaatttgacacccATCTGCTGTGGTTTCTTCTGTTATTTATCTCACAACAGGGATACAACAAATGCTTATTTTCATGTCTTAAACTTAAAAATCTCAAATGTACACTTTTGATTAATCCTAATAATCTCTGACACAttactctgtttttcttttttttacagtgcaaaaagGAATGCAAGAACAAACCAGTAAGTACAATGACTCAGTAGAAAACTGTTTTTGCAGTAGTCACTGATGGAACTCCattaaactcccacttttatccatgtgctaacataactgcacaagggttttctaatcatcaatgagcctttcaacaccatcagctaacacaatgtagcattagaacacaggagtgatggttgctggaaatgttcctctgtacctctatggagatattccattaaaaatcagctgtttccagctacaatagtcatttaccacattaacaatgtctacactggatttatcattcatttaatgttatcttcactgaaaaaagactttctttcagaaataaggacattcctaaGTGAGCCCAGACTTCTGAACGGCGTACATTGTAatttaagtaaatatttaagttaaatattgtactttttttagTCCAATTCACTTATTTGCCAGCTGTAGATCGTAGATCATTTGCAATTTCAGATTATCaatacaaaatataatcagAAAATGAGGATGTTTTGTTATAAATTATGCCATTCAACAGCAACAATATACACATAATTAAAGTTAGACACATCTCTATTAATTCTGACATGGGTCATTCAACATActgagtatttttacttttatattttaaccctcttgtcatcctgtgggtctgAATTGACccatttcaaagtttgaaaatgtaggaaaaaaacatattttctcagctaaacttctgatgtccacattttcaacatttttgggaaatctttgaacattttttggtggaaaaaaagaaatgttaaaaatgtttcttaagaacattcacaaaaaaatcaatcaaaatccagcaaatttcactgggttttggttgatttttttgtgaatgttcttaaagaaaatattagaagttttactgatatatatggaatcactttagatatttttaggatttttttggaagatttttactcattttttgaaagtatttacaagaattttcttgccacatttgggtttttttttttttaaataaaacttttaagggaaacttttaaggaattattggaattttcttcctgaaggttttacaaattttcagaaatttggggaattttttttgctgaatttttggatttttttcagacaaggaaacagtattttttggttcccgtaaatgaagacaacaggagggttaaacaccgattttcatttgtttgaatgGTTAAAACCCACAGTGAACTCTTTCAGATGATCAGTTTTAGTCTCTCAGTTAACAGTAAAATGGACTGAGTGGTGGAAAAacactgtatatgtgtgtgatgTTCTGCAGGATCCAGCTGTACCATCAACACACCATTCACGAGAACACCGACGAGCTGAGGAACATGGCAGGAAACCGAGGCGTCCCTCCACCTCTGTCCACGCTGCCCATGTTCAACTACCGGACCGGAGAAAGAGCTTCCCCGCTGCAGTCGGACAGCCCCAGCATCCCCCTCATCATGGCCCAGCAGTGAGTGGACGCACTCAGTCACCAGTCTGATAGTCCACAGTTACACAACTAATGCAGCACAACTCTAATCCAGCATCCTTCAAGagtttttaatatgaaaatgttGATTAGTCATCTtctaagtttttaaaaaagtgaccaTATCTGTGCTAATATggatattttgcaaaaaaaaacaagacaaaatattacaaaaatgacacaaatgacaaaaaaacaatgatttatgatcaaaagtttaaaaaaaaatctaaaaacaagacaaaatattgcaaaaatgagacacaaaatgataacatttagtcacaggtatctggagctgaatgatatagtattttactttatgatcaaaatgacaaaagtcagacaaaaaactacaaaaacaagacaaaatgttctaaaaatgagacacaaaatgctggCTTGGACATATTTTAGGAACAGTTAGatgcaaattgtaaataaacatgCCCCATTAAGGAGGTACAGGGTGAAAGAGCGAGAAAAGCCCTGGTTTACCCCAGAGCTGGCAGATATTACTCATGAGCGTAACCTGACTTGGGGCAAGGCAAGGAAAACAGGCTCTACCACTGACTGGTCTGCTTTCAGacaaataagaaataaatgctCTTCTTTAATTAAGAAAGTGAAGTCAGAATATTATTAGCCCGTCACCACTGAGAACCTAAATAATCCGCAGAAATTCTGGAAGGTTAATAATTCTCTTTCTGTGAGCAAAAGCTCTCAGGTTCTTTATGTTTTAAAGGATTCTGTTCCTGTCTGTGACAGAATGGAGGTATTAAATTGttttaatgaacattttgtatcttctggCTCTTTGTTTGAGTCAGTGGGAGCTGTCTCTGTGAAACCCTGCACAGACCTCCCACTGTACACTGGTGAGCCTTTTAATTTTGTACCTTTCTCCATTCAGGAAGTCCATAAAGACCTTAAAGCTTTAGACCTTAGAAAACCATCTGGACCTGATTTAATTgatccttattttttaaaactggcaGATGATTTTGTAGCAGTGCCGATTACAGTTCTTTTTAACCTcatagtgaaaaaaaatgaaattcccTCGGTTTGGAAATCAGCTTTTGTTCTTCCTTTATTAAAAGGAGGTGACTCAGCAGTTTTAACTAATTATAGGCCAATATCTAATCTATCAGTGCTGGTCAAAATTCTCAAAGCTCTTGTGAGTGAGCAAGTAAAGACATTTTCATATTCCCATTCTGTTATATCAAAATATGAATCAGGCTTCAGAAAAAACACAGCACCATCACAGCTGCAATGATGGTGGTAAATGACATTATTGTTGCTCTTGATAAGAAACAGCACTGTGCATCACTTTTTATTGAGCTGTCGAAAGCGTTTGACACTGTTGACCACCATATTTTAAAACTTAGCTCCTTCATTCAGGACTCTCGGAGCACGCAGTTGCTTGGTTTGCAAATTATCTCAGGAATAGGACTCAGTGCATTAAATGTGATGGTCTGTGCTCTGAATATGTTACTGTCCACAAGGGGGTGCTGCAGGGCTCTGTATTAGGTCcccttttattcatt
This window harbors:
- the sgca gene encoding alpha-sarcoglycan produces the protein MAGCGSWVFLLTVCAVSVFGAKAEIKFTIPVGKLFTYELKRETFQSEFEPLSKLYAGRLYDDPMTFKCNKQNFPDLPEWLRFTQRHPFDNGFLYGTPTSPGKSIIEIYAVNKRSYETARHILVLKVTAEKMLPYQAEFFLKLREIEKVLPSSVQDEIKQDLQKLWDTEALEMVNISNALDQGGRVPLPLAGHFEGVYVKVGSEQYFSDCLQRVLTPEHQRQCTAGAKVKVPGGCNFCSIPSNCITWCKTELFDLTKLEPEPPAPTMGSGILDAGIDFDPPESPPSRDYFPDYMVTVIVPLILAIILCALLAYIMFCRREGVAKRNARTNQIQLYHQHTIHENTDELRNMAGNRGVPPPLSTLPMFNYRTGERASPLQSDSPSIPLIMAQHDPYSDTLPRK